In the genome of Mytilus edulis chromosome 3, xbMytEdul2.2, whole genome shotgun sequence, one region contains:
- the LOC139518003 gene encoding galactoside 2-alpha-L-fucosyltransferase Sec1-like isoform X3, translated as MYSLRTPTTSTGITVEVASLRRNEGAATVTFWGRTGNHMFEYSTLIGIAKGNNVTPVVIEGTGLWDCFDLPIKMGRKSDFKDSRILTEYRPGYYTPRLTKLDSKEKSYIQGYLQSFKYFDHVKAELLHKHFIFKPQYANKAKEFLADTRKKLNKEHAVTIGVHVRRGDLVRQNRKGYAVPHIPYFYRAMNYFRRKYTDVLFIICTNDYHWSMDNLDDGPDIYYSPYYSASLNGYLDLAILGSMDHMIMSAGSFSWWAGYLTGGTVIYFHGYPRENTVMGNTTNKPDYYPPNWVPL; from the coding sequence ATGTACAGTTTGAGAACCCCAACAACAAGTACTGGAATCACAGTTGAAGTGGCAAGTTTGAGGAGAAACGAAGGAGCTGCTACTGTTACCTTCTGGGGCAGAACAGGGAACCATATGTTTGAATATTCCACATTGATAGGCATTGCTAAGGGTAACAATGTAACTCCAGTGGTAATTGAAGGTACAGGGTTATGGGATTGTTTTGATTTACCTATAAAAATGGGTAGAAAGTCAGACTTTAAAGATAGTAGAATATTGACAGAATACAGACCAGGTTATTACACTCCAAGACTTACTAAACTGGATTCTAAAGAAAAGTCATATATACAGGGATATCTACAGTCTTTCAAATACTTTGACCATGTAAAAGCAGAATTATTacataaacattttatatttaaaccTCAGTACGCAAACAAAGCAAAAGAATTCCTAGCAGATACTCGTAAAAAACTGAACAAAGAGCATGCAGTGACTATAGGAGTACATGTAAGACGGGGTGACCTAGTGCGACAGAATAGGAAAGGGTATGCTGTTCCTCATATTCCCTACTTTTATAGGGCTATGAATTACTTCAGGAGAAAGTACACTGATGTCTTATTTATCATATGCACAAATGATTATCATTGGAGCATGGATAACTTAGATGATGGTCCAGACATATATTATTCCCCATATTACTCAGCCAGTTTGAATGGGTATTTAGATCTTGCTATTTTAGGCAGTATGGATCACATGATCATGTCAGCCGGATCGTTTTCTTGGTGGGCTGGTTACCTTACTGGTGGGACTGTAATCTATTTCCATGGTTACCCAAGAGAAAACACAGTCATGGGAAACACAACAAACAAACCAGATTATTATCCACCTAACTGGGTACCATTATAA
- the LOC139518003 gene encoding galactoside 2-alpha-L-fucosyltransferase Sec1-like isoform X1, which yields MISFGKRLYTKYSYYRIVYKKRIKEWTLLCGLLIGVGLLLMYSLRTPTTSTGITVEVASLRRNEGAATVTFWGRTGNHMFEYSTLIGIAKGNNVTPVVIEGTGLWDCFDLPIKMGRKSDFKDSRILTEYRPGYYTPRLTKLDSKEKSYIQGYLQSFKYFDHVKAELLHKHFIFKPQYANKAKEFLADTRKKLNKEHAVTIGVHVRRGDLVRQNRKGYAVPHIPYFYRAMNYFRRKYTDVLFIICTNDYHWSMDNLDDGPDIYYSPYYSASLNGYLDLAILGSMDHMIMSAGSFSWWAGYLTGGTVIYFHGYPRENTVMGNTTNKPDYYPPNWVPL from the coding sequence aaaaagaataaaagaatgGACACTATTGTGTGGTTTGTTGATAGGAGTAGGACTTCTCCTTATGTACAGTTTGAGAACCCCAACAACAAGTACTGGAATCACAGTTGAAGTGGCAAGTTTGAGGAGAAACGAAGGAGCTGCTACTGTTACCTTCTGGGGCAGAACAGGGAACCATATGTTTGAATATTCCACATTGATAGGCATTGCTAAGGGTAACAATGTAACTCCAGTGGTAATTGAAGGTACAGGGTTATGGGATTGTTTTGATTTACCTATAAAAATGGGTAGAAAGTCAGACTTTAAAGATAGTAGAATATTGACAGAATACAGACCAGGTTATTACACTCCAAGACTTACTAAACTGGATTCTAAAGAAAAGTCATATATACAGGGATATCTACAGTCTTTCAAATACTTTGACCATGTAAAAGCAGAATTATTacataaacattttatatttaaaccTCAGTACGCAAACAAAGCAAAAGAATTCCTAGCAGATACTCGTAAAAAACTGAACAAAGAGCATGCAGTGACTATAGGAGTACATGTAAGACGGGGTGACCTAGTGCGACAGAATAGGAAAGGGTATGCTGTTCCTCATATTCCCTACTTTTATAGGGCTATGAATTACTTCAGGAGAAAGTACACTGATGTCTTATTTATCATATGCACAAATGATTATCATTGGAGCATGGATAACTTAGATGATGGTCCAGACATATATTATTCCCCATATTACTCAGCCAGTTTGAATGGGTATTTAGATCTTGCTATTTTAGGCAGTATGGATCACATGATCATGTCAGCCGGATCGTTTTCTTGGTGGGCTGGTTACCTTACTGGTGGGACTGTAATCTATTTCCATGGTTACCCAAGAGAAAACACAGTCATGGGAAACACAACAAACAAACCAGATTATTATCCACCTAACTGGGTACCATTATAA
- the LOC139518003 gene encoding galactoside 2-alpha-L-fucosyltransferase Sec1-like isoform X2, which translates to MISFGKRKRIKEWTLLCGLLIGVGLLLMYSLRTPTTSTGITVEVASLRRNEGAATVTFWGRTGNHMFEYSTLIGIAKGNNVTPVVIEGTGLWDCFDLPIKMGRKSDFKDSRILTEYRPGYYTPRLTKLDSKEKSYIQGYLQSFKYFDHVKAELLHKHFIFKPQYANKAKEFLADTRKKLNKEHAVTIGVHVRRGDLVRQNRKGYAVPHIPYFYRAMNYFRRKYTDVLFIICTNDYHWSMDNLDDGPDIYYSPYYSASLNGYLDLAILGSMDHMIMSAGSFSWWAGYLTGGTVIYFHGYPRENTVMGNTTNKPDYYPPNWVPL; encoded by the coding sequence aaaaagaataaaagaatgGACACTATTGTGTGGTTTGTTGATAGGAGTAGGACTTCTCCTTATGTACAGTTTGAGAACCCCAACAACAAGTACTGGAATCACAGTTGAAGTGGCAAGTTTGAGGAGAAACGAAGGAGCTGCTACTGTTACCTTCTGGGGCAGAACAGGGAACCATATGTTTGAATATTCCACATTGATAGGCATTGCTAAGGGTAACAATGTAACTCCAGTGGTAATTGAAGGTACAGGGTTATGGGATTGTTTTGATTTACCTATAAAAATGGGTAGAAAGTCAGACTTTAAAGATAGTAGAATATTGACAGAATACAGACCAGGTTATTACACTCCAAGACTTACTAAACTGGATTCTAAAGAAAAGTCATATATACAGGGATATCTACAGTCTTTCAAATACTTTGACCATGTAAAAGCAGAATTATTacataaacattttatatttaaaccTCAGTACGCAAACAAAGCAAAAGAATTCCTAGCAGATACTCGTAAAAAACTGAACAAAGAGCATGCAGTGACTATAGGAGTACATGTAAGACGGGGTGACCTAGTGCGACAGAATAGGAAAGGGTATGCTGTTCCTCATATTCCCTACTTTTATAGGGCTATGAATTACTTCAGGAGAAAGTACACTGATGTCTTATTTATCATATGCACAAATGATTATCATTGGAGCATGGATAACTTAGATGATGGTCCAGACATATATTATTCCCCATATTACTCAGCCAGTTTGAATGGGTATTTAGATCTTGCTATTTTAGGCAGTATGGATCACATGATCATGTCAGCCGGATCGTTTTCTTGGTGGGCTGGTTACCTTACTGGTGGGACTGTAATCTATTTCCATGGTTACCCAAGAGAAAACACAGTCATGGGAAACACAACAAACAAACCAGATTATTATCCACCTAACTGGGTACCATTATAA